The Candidatus Abawacabacteria bacterium region AACTACTCAGGAGAAGAAAGCGTCAATGCGTTGCTAGTTGGTGCTATGCGTGCTGGCGCTTCCGATATTCATATTGAGCCTTACGAAAATACCACCAAGGTGCGATTTCGCATTGACGGTGTCTTACAAGATGTTTTTTCGGTGATGAGTACTCAAGCTCTACAAATGGTGAATCAATTCAAGCATATGGCCCATGTGAAGCTGAATATTAATAATAGGCCACAGGATGGCCGTTTCAGTTTTTATGTTAATCATGAGAAGGTAGATGTTCGTCTATCTAGTTTACCGACGATGTTTGGCGAAACTTTGGTGATGCGTTTACTTGCTAATAAACCGCAGGCCTTAGAGCTTACTGATCTTGGTTTGACTGGAAATGCTTTACGTTTGGTGCAAGCAGCAATTAATCGCCCAAACGGACTTATTTTAGCGACAGGACCTACTGGTAGTGGTAAGACTACTACTCTCTATGCTTTATTGCATTTAATTAACACCCCAGAAAAGAAAATTATCACCTTAGAAGATCCGGTTGAATATTATGTTGATGGTTTGGTCCAAAGCCAAATTAATCTGGAATTAGAGTATGACTTTGCCGCTGGTTTGCGAGCAATTTTACGTCAAGATCCTAATGCGATCATGGTAGGAGAAATTCGTGATCATGAAACTGCCGAGATAGCCTGTCAGGCATCTCTTACCGGTCATATTGTGCTTTCTACCCTCCATACTAATGATGCTGTGGGTACTATTCCACGTCTTATTAATATGGGATTGGCACCATTTGTTTTGGCTCCGGCATTAGATACTGTCGTGGCCCAGCGTTTGGTGCGCAGAATCTGTAATTTCTGTCGTGAAGCAATTACTTACAGCGCTGAAGAACTAAAATTACTAGAAGATTTAATTAAAGATATTGAAAAAGTGCAGGGGATAGTCATTGATCGACCGGAACAATTTGTTCATGGCAAGGGCTGTGAAAAGTGCAGCTATACAGGATTTCATGGCCAATTAGGCATCTTTGAAATCTTTACTGTAGATACTCCTATAGAAAAAATGATTTTGGAAACAAAATTATCAGGTGATATCTTCAATTATATTAGAACTACCCAAAAAATGCTTACCTTGCGTGAAGATGGTGCCTTGCGGGTAATTCAGGGGATAACAACTTTATCGGAAATACTACGAGTTACTTCAGATTTGGAGAAGTAAGGTAACCAATATTGAGATCGTTCCAGCTGAAATGTTTTCGTATTACTTGGCCCTTTTCGCCCAATAAAATAGGATTACCGCCATTCAAAGCAACAGCAATACCGCCGGCATTGCCGGCAATTAAATCAATATCTTTGCCGTTAATTGCTTCTTTGTCACCAGCTTTTAGTGTTTTTTGTAAACTTTCACCATCTGCTTTGATACTAATCCAGGTTGTATCATGAGCTGTGATTTCCATGGTTAAGCTATCTTTAGCTAAATGATCTGGTAATACGGCAGTGGTATCAGGTAAGGTTGCGTATACTAAGAGACTTTCACCAATTTTCTGACCATTATTACTGGTGGCTACAATAGCAATATGATTTTCACCATTATTTAAGTTGATCGGTACATTAAAATTGCCTTCACCATCAGTACTGACAGTTTTGCCGTTTAATTCAATCTTGCTACCATTACTAGTTCTTCCTTTCACCAAAATGTTGGGATTGTTGATACTCACTCCATTGGCTGGTTCAAATATGATTAAATTGGGAGGAGATGAAACATTGAAAAATTGTTGAGTAATATAAAATACTACCAAACCGAGGGTAGCTGCGGCTAAACCCAAGAACATTCTCTTGCCTGTAACTGGGTGGGCATGAGATAGAATTTGTTTTTCTTCCGATGCAATTAATGAATGATGCTTTGAGAAGTACTCTTTTTCAGTTTTAAGTTGTTGTACCACGCTTCTTTCATTGGCCCCAAGGTAACGAGCATAACTCTTGACTATTGGTAACAAATAAATATCAGCAGGTAACCGGTCAAAATCTCTTTGCTCCAAGGCATTAATATATTCTGGTCGAATACCAGTATCCCTTTCAATCTCAGCCAAAGTAATACCGAACTGCGTTCTTCTAGTGTGTAAATAATCGCCAATAAATTGAGAATCTAAATTCATAGGGGGACATACTAAGTCAAATCTCTCCAATTAGCGTACAGTTGCTCCAGAAGCAGTGGTGGAAGGACTTTCAAGCGCACTATACCCTTTGCTTTCGATATCAGCAATATGCCAACTTTCTTGGTTCCTGACTAACTTCACAATAAAAGTCTGATCGTGATTGGTTATTTGAACTTGAGCACTGCCGTTACTAGTGTCGCTTTGTAAGACAATCATGGCACTTTCCTTTGACCAATTTTTGTGCCACGGGGCCTTTTTATTCTCTCTCCTTATGGTACTAAAAAGGATATCTTCAAGTGACAAAGCTGCCGATGGGGTAAATGCGGCTACTGTAATTTGGGGGACACCATCACTGTTGTTGTTTTCTAACTTTCCCGTAATTGTTCCTTCTTGGTCAATCAGATCAGCTAGGGCCACTTCACTACTTTGAATGTATGCAAGTAAAGTTTCATTATCAGTATTTACTAAAAGAAAAGGGGCTTGGTTGGTCAACCGAGATGGATTTTCAATAATTGTACCTTGCCAAGCAATCGCCTGATTCACAGGTAAAGTATTACTTTTACCACAACCACTTAATGGCAGTAGCAGGATGCCAAGCAATGCGATTTTTTTTAGTACCATCAAGAGAAATTAGGTAAAAATATTCTACTGTGAGCACAGGAAAAGTACAATTTGAATATTGCTCAAGAGACTAGCAGGTAAGATCAGGGTAATACATACTAGCCTTATT contains the following coding sequences:
- a CDS encoding DUF4115 domain-containing protein — its product is MNLDSQFIGDYLHTRRTQFGITLAEIERDTGIRPEYINALEQRDFDRLPADIYLLPIVKSYARYLGANERSVVQQLKTEKEYFSKHHSLIASEEKQILSHAHPVTGKRMFLGLAAATLGLVVFYITQQFFNVSSPPNLIIFEPANGVSINNPNILVKGRTSNGSKIELNGKTVSTDGEGNFNVPINLNNGENHIAIVATSNNGQKIGESLLVYATLPDTTAVLPDHLAKDSLTMEITAHDTTWISIKADGESLQKTLKAGDKEAINGKDIDLIAGNAGGIAVALNGGNPILLGEKGQVIRKHFSWNDLNIGYLTSPNLK
- a CDS encoding type II/IV secretion system protein, whose amino-acid sequence is MPLPNDRNAQKPLEQKLQEVNRAYNEKEAIEAAKKLGVSYVDVAKLPINVDLLYLLSEQECRDGKLIPFFRVGKKLRVALVDFDYPRTKELLEKLKAQGYALNLNIASEASILEAIKAYQVEFFKQKKVTENIYDEQDLGNMLQEIQNLAALKDRIANYSGEESVNALLVGAMRAGASDIHIEPYENTTKVRFRIDGVLQDVFSVMSTQALQMVNQFKHMAHVKLNINNRPQDGRFSFYVNHEKVDVRLSSLPTMFGETLVMRLLANKPQALELTDLGLTGNALRLVQAAINRPNGLILATGPTGSGKTTTLYALLHLINTPEKKIITLEDPVEYYVDGLVQSQINLELEYDFAAGLRAILRQDPNAIMVGEIRDHETAEIACQASLTGHIVLSTLHTNDAVGTIPRLINMGLAPFVLAPALDTVVAQRLVRRICNFCREAITYSAEELKLLEDLIKDIEKVQGIVIDRPEQFVHGKGCEKCSYTGFHGQLGIFEIFTVDTPIEKMILETKLSGDIFNYIRTTQKMLTLREDGALRVIQGITTLSEILRVTSDLEK